In Epinephelus lanceolatus isolate andai-2023 chromosome 16, ASM4190304v1, whole genome shotgun sequence, one DNA window encodes the following:
- the LOC117263272 gene encoding sodium-dependent neutral amino acid transporter B(0)AT1-like isoform X2 produces the protein MRLVLPNPGLEDRITSHQDLEKMEKEEAGDRPKWDNKAQYLLTCVGFCVGLGNVWRFPYLCQSHGGVILEGIPLLYLEFAIGQRLRKGSVGVWTAIHPYLTGVGIASMSVSFLVGMYYNTIIAWVMWYFFNSFQSPLPWSHCPLNANLTDLVSECKRSSPVDYFWYRETLNTSEAIEDTGGLQWRMVLCLAAAWIVLYICCIRGIETTGKAVYITSTLPYLVLTIFLIRGLTLKGSVDGIKFLFTPDLDELVNPATWLDAGAQVFYSFSLAFGGLISFSSYNPVHNNCEQDAVIISIINGCTSIFAATVIYSIIGFRATEQFDACLNENILMLLNVFDLSEGSITHSNYDEMLRKLNSTISGLEVIQGLDLNTCSLQTFLSDGVEGTGLAFIVFTEAITKMPLSPLWSVLFFIMLFCLGLSTMFGAIEGTVVPLQDLNVFPKKFPKEALTGIVCLTAFLIALIFTLRSGSYWLALFDGYAGSVPLLIIAFCEMMAVAYLYGMDRFNRDVEFMIGHKPNIFWQATWRVVSPLIVFVIFVFYFATKVSAELTYITWNPSSENFPVLEAIPYPSWVYAIIFLLAGVPSLLIPASALYKLFRRCCKKD, from the exons ATGAGACTGGTTCTTCCAAACCCTGGACTGGAGGACAGGATCACCTCTCATCAGGACctggagaagatggagaaggaggaggCAGGGGACAGGCCCAAGTGGGACAACAAAGCCCAGTATCTGCTCACCTGTGTGGGCTTCTGTGTGGGGCTTGGCAACGTCTGGAGGTTTCCTTACCTGTGTCAAAGCCACGGAGGAG TCATCTTGGAGGGGATCCCACTGTTGTACCTGGAGTTTGCCATTGGCCAACGCCTTAGAAAGGGCAGTGTAGGGGTTTGGACTGCAATTCACCCCTACTTGACTGGAGTTG GTATTGCGTccatgtctgtctcattcttagTGGGCATGTACTACAACACCATCATCGCCTGGGTGATGTGGTACTTCTTCAACTCCTTCCAGAGTCCACTGCCATGGAGCCACTGTCCTCTCAATGCTAATCTCACAG ATCTGGTATCAGAGTGCAAACGCAGCTCTCCAGTGGACTACTTCTGGTacagagaaacactgaacaCCTCAGAGGCTATTGAAGACACTGGAGGTCTGCAGTGGCGGATGGTGCTGTGTTTGGCTGCTGCCTGGATTGTGCTCTATATTTGCTGCATAAGAGGCATTGAGACCACAGGCAAA gCTGTGTACATCACCTCCACTCTGCCATACCTCGTCCTCACCATCTTCCTCATCAGAGGACTGACTCTGAAAGGATCCGTAGATGGAATCAAGTTCCTCTTCACACCAGAT CTAGATGAGTTGGTGAACCCAGCAACGTGGTTGGATGCAGGAGCCCAAGTGTTTTATTCATTCTCCCTGGCCTTTGGAGGTCTCATCTCTTTCTCCAGCTACAACCCTGTTCA CAACAATTGTGAACAAGATGCTGTTATCATCTCCATTATTAATGGCTGTACTTCTATCTTTGCTGCCACTGTCATCTACTCCATCATTGGCTTCCGGGCAACAGAGCAGTTTGATGCCTGCCTTAATGA aaacattttgatGCTGCTGAATGTATTCGATCTGTCTGAGGGGTCCATCACACACAGCAACTATGATGAAATGCTGCGAAAGCTCAACAGCACGATATCAGGGTTAGAGGTCATTCAGGGGCTGGACCTCAACACCTGCAGCCTGCAGACTTTTCTAAGTGAT GGAGTGGAGGGAACAGGTCTGGcttttattgtgttcacagagGCCATCACAAAGATGCCTCTTTCTCCCCTCTGGTCTGTCCTCTTTTTCATCATGCTTTTCTGTCTCGGCCTCTCCACCATGTTTGGAGCTATAGAGGGAACTGTGGTTCCCCTGCAGGACTTAAATGTCTTTCCTAAGAAGTTTCCTAAAGAGGCGCTCACAG GAATCGTATGCCTCACTGCCTTCTTGATTGCGCTCATCTTTACTCTGCGGTCTGGGAGTTACTGGTTAGCACTCTTTGATGGCTATGCAGGCTCTGTCCCTCTGCTCATTATTGCCTTCTGTGAGATGATGGCTGTAGCCTACCTGTATGGAATGGATAG GTTTAACAGAGATGTTGAGTTCATGATTGGACACAAACCCAACATCTTCTGGCAGGCCACATGGAGAGTGGTCAGCCCTTTGATTGTCTTTGTCATCTTTGTGTTTTACTTTGCCACCAAAGTCAGTGCCGAGCTGACATACATCACCTGGAATCCAAGCTCG GAAAACTTCCCAGTGTTGGAGGCAATACCGTATCCCAGCTGGGTCTATGCTATCATCTTCCTTCTTGCTGGAGTTCCCAGTCTTTTGATCCCTGCATCTGCTTTGTACAAATTATTCCGACGCTGCTGCAAGAAAGATTGA
- the LOC117263272 gene encoding sodium-dependent neutral amino acid transporter B(0)AT1-like isoform X1, with product MRLVLPNPGLEDRITSHQDLEKMEKEEAGDRPKWDNKAQYLLTCVGFCVGLGNVWRFPYLCQSHGGGAFMIPFIILVILEGIPLLYLEFAIGQRLRKGSVGVWTAIHPYLTGVGIASMSVSFLVGMYYNTIIAWVMWYFFNSFQSPLPWSHCPLNANLTDLVSECKRSSPVDYFWYRETLNTSEAIEDTGGLQWRMVLCLAAAWIVLYICCIRGIETTGKAVYITSTLPYLVLTIFLIRGLTLKGSVDGIKFLFTPDLDELVNPATWLDAGAQVFYSFSLAFGGLISFSSYNPVHNNCEQDAVIISIINGCTSIFAATVIYSIIGFRATEQFDACLNENILMLLNVFDLSEGSITHSNYDEMLRKLNSTISGLEVIQGLDLNTCSLQTFLSDGVEGTGLAFIVFTEAITKMPLSPLWSVLFFIMLFCLGLSTMFGAIEGTVVPLQDLNVFPKKFPKEALTGIVCLTAFLIALIFTLRSGSYWLALFDGYAGSVPLLIIAFCEMMAVAYLYGMDRFNRDVEFMIGHKPNIFWQATWRVVSPLIVFVIFVFYFATKVSAELTYITWNPSSENFPVLEAIPYPSWVYAIIFLLAGVPSLLIPASALYKLFRRCCKKD from the exons ATGAGACTGGTTCTTCCAAACCCTGGACTGGAGGACAGGATCACCTCTCATCAGGACctggagaagatggagaaggaggaggCAGGGGACAGGCCCAAGTGGGACAACAAAGCCCAGTATCTGCTCACCTGTGTGGGCTTCTGTGTGGGGCTTGGCAACGTCTGGAGGTTTCCTTACCTGTGTCAAAGCCACGGAGGAG GTGCTTTTATGATCCCTTTTATTATCCTAGTCATCTTGGAGGGGATCCCACTGTTGTACCTGGAGTTTGCCATTGGCCAACGCCTTAGAAAGGGCAGTGTAGGGGTTTGGACTGCAATTCACCCCTACTTGACTGGAGTTG GTATTGCGTccatgtctgtctcattcttagTGGGCATGTACTACAACACCATCATCGCCTGGGTGATGTGGTACTTCTTCAACTCCTTCCAGAGTCCACTGCCATGGAGCCACTGTCCTCTCAATGCTAATCTCACAG ATCTGGTATCAGAGTGCAAACGCAGCTCTCCAGTGGACTACTTCTGGTacagagaaacactgaacaCCTCAGAGGCTATTGAAGACACTGGAGGTCTGCAGTGGCGGATGGTGCTGTGTTTGGCTGCTGCCTGGATTGTGCTCTATATTTGCTGCATAAGAGGCATTGAGACCACAGGCAAA gCTGTGTACATCACCTCCACTCTGCCATACCTCGTCCTCACCATCTTCCTCATCAGAGGACTGACTCTGAAAGGATCCGTAGATGGAATCAAGTTCCTCTTCACACCAGAT CTAGATGAGTTGGTGAACCCAGCAACGTGGTTGGATGCAGGAGCCCAAGTGTTTTATTCATTCTCCCTGGCCTTTGGAGGTCTCATCTCTTTCTCCAGCTACAACCCTGTTCA CAACAATTGTGAACAAGATGCTGTTATCATCTCCATTATTAATGGCTGTACTTCTATCTTTGCTGCCACTGTCATCTACTCCATCATTGGCTTCCGGGCAACAGAGCAGTTTGATGCCTGCCTTAATGA aaacattttgatGCTGCTGAATGTATTCGATCTGTCTGAGGGGTCCATCACACACAGCAACTATGATGAAATGCTGCGAAAGCTCAACAGCACGATATCAGGGTTAGAGGTCATTCAGGGGCTGGACCTCAACACCTGCAGCCTGCAGACTTTTCTAAGTGAT GGAGTGGAGGGAACAGGTCTGGcttttattgtgttcacagagGCCATCACAAAGATGCCTCTTTCTCCCCTCTGGTCTGTCCTCTTTTTCATCATGCTTTTCTGTCTCGGCCTCTCCACCATGTTTGGAGCTATAGAGGGAACTGTGGTTCCCCTGCAGGACTTAAATGTCTTTCCTAAGAAGTTTCCTAAAGAGGCGCTCACAG GAATCGTATGCCTCACTGCCTTCTTGATTGCGCTCATCTTTACTCTGCGGTCTGGGAGTTACTGGTTAGCACTCTTTGATGGCTATGCAGGCTCTGTCCCTCTGCTCATTATTGCCTTCTGTGAGATGATGGCTGTAGCCTACCTGTATGGAATGGATAG GTTTAACAGAGATGTTGAGTTCATGATTGGACACAAACCCAACATCTTCTGGCAGGCCACATGGAGAGTGGTCAGCCCTTTGATTGTCTTTGTCATCTTTGTGTTTTACTTTGCCACCAAAGTCAGTGCCGAGCTGACATACATCACCTGGAATCCAAGCTCG GAAAACTTCCCAGTGTTGGAGGCAATACCGTATCCCAGCTGGGTCTATGCTATCATCTTCCTTCTTGCTGGAGTTCCCAGTCTTTTGATCCCTGCATCTGCTTTGTACAAATTATTCCGACGCTGCTGCAAGAAAGATTGA